The Nicotiana tomentosiformis chromosome 2, ASM39032v3, whole genome shotgun sequence genome includes the window AATATTGTTAAGCAGCATTGGAAATAAACAACTatgaaaaagaaaaacataaaaagtTTGATAATCTATCTACAAAATTTCAAGAACATCTGAAAATTGTCCTTTATGGTATTATTTATTGGGTGTTAAGTTCCATGTCTTTCTTATTTCTAAGCAGCATTGAAAATAGACAATCACACAAAAGAAAAACAACAGAAATTTTATAATCTGGAAACTCTcaaacttttaaggcataaataaCATTTCCATAACTTAAGGGGGCCAAGTTAATACTCTGTATGCTAAGTAGGCCTAAAACCTCCCCTCCCGAACCGTCATACTTCCCTTAAACCCATATTTGGGTCGCCGCCGTAATCACCGTCTCCGGCACCTTTACAAAGTCCAAACAATTTAAATAGCTCTTATGCAATATTAAGGCTCTGTAATCATGAGGTGCTTCAATCGATTTCTCTCTCATTCTCTATCTCGCCGTTCCAGAACCATTTCCACATTTCATCAAACACCTAATGTGCATTCTCTCTATAGACGACTCCCTCAGTCCAAGATTCAGAATATCTCCAAAACCCATTTCTATAGTTCAAATTTCACAACGTCAGCTCAGGAATCAAAGCCGGCCCCACCAGAGAGAGTATCAGCGATAGTCGATGAGATTTCGGGTCTAACGTTGCTGGAAGTATCAGATTTAGGTGAGGTTTTGAGGAAGAAAATGGGTATTGAAGAGATGCCTGTAATGGCAATGATGATGCCCGGAATGGGATTTAGTGCTGGAGGGATGAAAGGAAAGGGCGGGGCAGCTGCGGGGAAAGCAGAGGAGAAGGCGGAGAAGACTGTGTTTGAATTGAAACTTGAAGGGGGATTTGATGCCGGGGCAAAAATCAAGATTATTAAGGAAGTAAGGTCTTTTACTGATCTGGGACTCAAAGAGGCTAAGGATTTGGTGGAAAAGGCTCCGACTGTGTTGAAGAAAGGCGTTACAAAAGAGGAGGCTGAGAAAATCATGGAGAAGATGAAAGGGGTTGGAGCTAAAGTCACTATGGAGTGAGGTAATTGTTCATGTCATTCTAAATTAAAAAGCTGCTAATGAATTTGAATCAGTGGAATGCAATTCTTAATAATAGAGAACGAGCCAAGCTGGATAGATGCACAATATTTCTCAATGTTTTGTGTTGCTGTGATATAGAGACTATGAAATCAAAGATTTTCGGTTATCCTACAATTATAGGAACGCATGATAATTGTTTTGCAGAACGTATGATATTGTTGTATTTCCTGCTTTCATATGCTACATAATTCTGTTTTCTCACTATTTGGTCAGTTGatgcaatttttttatttttttatttttttttgtattaacAATTTTGAAGCATGTCTATTCAATATCTTAATATCGGCCCATGAGCAAAATATACTGAGCGGGTGAGCGCACTGAGTGGATTCCCTGTACTTTTAGCAATCTTTAGAATCTAATGAATTAGTTTAAAAATCTGGTAAAAACCTGTGTGGAAGCATAAGTTGGTTTGTACTAATGCTGAATCTTTGTTTACGATATGATTCCTCGCTTTAGGTACAAATTTATTGTTATCAGGGTGGGAGAAAGTTGAGTTTACTAGAGTTGtaatcttcttttctttttaatacGTTATGCATGAAGTGTGGATCGTCCTTGGCATGATATGCTGCCTGATGGAGGACAGTTGGATTTTCTGTAGTCTCTCTCAAAGTCTAAAAGGCTGATTACAAAGCTTGGGTGGATTGAAGCTCTTTTTAAATAAAAGTGCAGTCTGGTGCACTAAACTCCTGCAATGCATCTGGGGAAAGACAGGAGCACATTGGGGTTATTTTAAGCTTCCTTTAACTTGCATTTCTACAAATGTGTTGTTTCCGCAGCTTGTACCCTTGACCTCTTTTTCACATGGCAACAACTCTTATCATTGCGCCAGTGCTCCCCTTTGGTCTAAAGCTCTATTGCATGTTCCTCAAGCTTATCTTGAAGGCAATGCAAAGTCTTTCATTACCTAGGGATTCTCTAATTAGTTTTAGGGGGAAATAGTTGAATGGGACTGGCAGAACAAAAGTGAATGGGGGAAATATTCTCAGAGTTCCAAGTGGAAGAATTTAAGTGGGTAATCACTTCACTGTGCATCTTCCGTTGTTTGATATTTTGGAACCAAAGGAAATTCTACTTCCCATTCCATTAGTTTTACTCAGTGTGTAGCTGATCTTTACTATTGGATCATCAATATCTATCTAATTTGATTTGGTCAAAGATGGTCATATTTATCTTTTCTTTTGAAGAACACACTGTTGAAGGTTTTCGTAACAATTACATCATATAATTAGTCATGTAGATATCTACTTGTTGTGAATAACTTCTATTAACCTGCATGCATTAGATTCTTACTACTAAGATATAGTCTCTTGGAGGTTTAACCTTCATCTATCAAACTGTTTGAGATGGGATTTGTGTAACCTTCTTCCCTATATGTGGAGATGAGATAACAcagattttttctttttttgcttttGTTCTGGGACATAGGAAGGGGTGCCCTTTCTTTGTTGCATTTGTAGATGACTTTTGATATATTGCAACCTGATTCATTGGCCGGTGACTTTTTCTTGTATCATTCATTTCCTTTATGAGTTTAAAGATGAAATGACTTGGAAGCACTAACGGCTAGTGCTTACATTTTCTTTACGTGCTTATACAGATTCCTTGATTGTATCTTTGCGACAAGGTTTGGGAGCTTACAAGTCATGATTTTGTAACAGAATCTACATTTGGTGATGCATCAGGTTGGGAGGTTCATGGTTACTAAGCAAGCGCTAACCAGCTCAGAGGCTATCTTTTCTATTTCGAATAAAGGAGACCTTGAGGTTCCTAGGACCTTCTAGAGCTATTTGGTTGAACTGACATCTTAAGATTGATGCACAATGTTATATAGATTTGACAGGTTATGAGCTGAAAAAGCTATCGTATATTTTGTGACCATGGGTTAGTTTTCCATCCAGTAAGACCAATTTGtactttttctttaaattatttaGGCTCCACTTGGTTTGAGATTATCATGACAAGGTTCACACAGTGACAGAAAGCTTCTATTCACCTTTCAAGTCAAAGAATTTAGGAGTGATGATGTTTTCTTGGTTGGACCCTTTGCGATTATGCATGAGGAAATTTTGAGTATGTCATATTTTTGTTTATGATGACTATCTGTTTAACTCAAGTAGATAGCGCATAAGCGTATAATTGATTGCGGATGAATTTGTAGTTTCTTGCGTCCAGCTATCCCCTTCCCTTTTtccttcttgagccgagggtcttccgGAAACCGTCTCTCTGTCTTTTTAAaggcaggggtaaggtctgcgtatactctaccctccccagagcTCATTTGTGGGACTacactgggttttttgttgttgttgttgcgtcTCGCTATCATGTTGTGGTTGAGCTTCTCTAGCTGCCAGCACCGTTCTTACATTTCTTTTCATGGTATTCCAACTCAGTGTATCAACAATCCGCAGCTCCCACATTATATCGAAGCAATTAATGTTGAggtttttttgtttttaagatgaaatagtcttaaaatgagggtgaatgggaaatggagggaaaatgaaatttttgagtaaaattttaagttttcccctcttgacaatgagacattgtcccatattggaagaggaaaagatttttggtgggtatatatataattgcttttcttgtagctcttaaagagttaagaagaaagcaagcatcgcgccgtcgtcgtcgtcgttgtagctcggctcggcttcggattcggatttggtcaaatgattgattgattaattttttggatcaaatttatttgttaatagtaaatattaacgtaagattatccgcatttgtaacggatattttccaatccgtgtattgaccacaaggcagccgcctaatgatcttcccaccatgaatgtgcttgctccacaaacaagctaatgcttgctccaccatggagggtggacgattgttcttcttcaacactggctgctatatatatgtgcagcggctgttgaagaaagaaacacacaacacacaagacacaaaactaaaatcgctcaacagatttggctatacattgcactcctttctctcagcatttccatacgattttttgaatttctactccttcgttctgcattgttttaacttcaaacaaagcaactgtaagtgtgatttgctaccgaactttgtgttcgctgaaacactggggtttgaagtaccactacaccagtgtgtaattcgttctatcctgggaggaaataatccattaccttaggtactaggaggggattaaattccttaaggaaacactgtgaattcagtgggctcgaattaattactgtttcattacgataacttatattttgcagaattattatttacaaatacagcaatattggcgggactaacaatcttaaggaatttaacatttatttctgtatttgtgttattcttattattctgcaaactaaaacttttgtggttttgtgtactcccgttttggagagtaaagccttcgtggtgttttgttggagattaaaatctacgtgaattttactccagtttgaaaacatttattaaacgtttgtttgtgtcattcttttacagaaaaaaaaaatgacgactgaaagcgaaaaccaagctgttccgacggtgactgccaacgcatcgacaagccgaacaccgacgttggcaccggcagaaaaacccgaaaaatttttcgggattgatttcaagcgctggcagcagaagatgttcttctacttaactacgttatgtctacagaagttcatcaaggaagatgttcctgatctgccagataaaactccagagaatgaacgctttatcgtgattgaagcgtggaagcattctgattttttatgcaagaattatattcttagcggactggatgataatctgtataatgtatacagtcgCGTGGAGACGtaaaaagaattgtggaatgcgtttgaaaagaaatataaaactgaagatgccgggatgaagaaattcgttgccgcaaaatttttggactacaaaatggtagatagcaagtctgttattacccaagtccaggaattgcaagtgattattcatgatctacttgctgaaggtcttgtcatcaatgaagcattccaagtagcagcaatgattgagaagttgcctccgttgtggaaggacttcaaaaattatttgaaacacaaacgaaaggaaatgtcccttgaagatctcattgttcggttgagaatcgaagaggacaataaagctgctgaaaggagaggccgtggaaattcaacaataatgggagaaaatattgttgaagataacaaaaagaggaagaaggcttctggtccgaaatacaacccaagcaagaagcggttcagtgaaaactgctacaactgtgggaaaatcgaacacaaatctacggagtgtcgtgctccaaagaaagacaagaaaaggggtcaagcaaacatggtagtaaaccatgatgatgttgataacttgtgtgccatgctttctgaatgtaacttggtgggaaatcctaaactgtggtggtttgattcaggagccactcgccatgtttgtgcagttagagaagcttttgctacttatgctcctgctggacccggagagacagtttatatgggaaatgcttcaacagcaaaagttgaaggatatgggaagatatttctgaaaatgacttctggcaagatcatgactttgaacaatgtccttcatgttcccgaaatgagaaagaatttagtctctactggacttcttgttaagcacggttttaagtgcgttt containing:
- the LOC104088315 gene encoding uncharacterized protein, with amino-acid sequence MRCFNRFLSHSLSRRSRTISTFHQTPNVHSLYRRLPQSKIQNISKTHFYSSNFTTSAQESKPAPPERVSAIVDEISGLTLLEVSDLGEVLRKKMGIEEMPVMAMMMPGMGFSAGGMKGKGGAAAGKAEEKAEKTVFELKLEGGFDAGAKIKIIKEVRSFTDLGLKEAKDLVEKAPTVLKKGVTKEEAEKIMEKMKGVGAKVTME